From a region of the Actinomycetota bacterium genome:
- a CDS encoding ABC transporter substrate-binding protein: MTRRPVAFRAAALAAMLALLVACSSKSDKQAAETKELKLRIGVLFTTSGEGGDLAQAVLGATKLAGDDAKADKITIEFVQADYAGDPKQVRKAINQLKGKTDAIIVGTPDPVVLPALAEITDVPVIHTLVTRDDVAAADNVFALAPSTSLQAEKLADYLVNARKYRRIVVITDTTSFGQEGRDALDRALGDLGVTPRLSLEFEPGGDVHTPVAHAGQVSADAAIIWVFNPSEAARIVVEQQRMAFAFQIALSGNLATSTFSKNASAQVTPVAFRDGMLSVGTWAGPWFNLKRIISFFSRFQTENSAQAPVQATAFYDSVAVLAKAARDSGGTTGADLIAGLEKITDFEGAGVPVTFGPDDHSGIDLDDLGMYGFSKDQDSAGGEYFPDVDTGGGFFTIVTESLLLPQRYRFLVTRI, translated from the coding sequence ATGACCCGACGCCCGGTCGCTTTCCGCGCCGCCGCGCTCGCGGCAATGCTGGCGCTGCTCGTCGCCTGCTCCTCGAAGAGCGACAAGCAGGCCGCCGAGACCAAAGAGCTGAAGCTCCGCATCGGGGTGCTCTTCACGACCAGCGGCGAGGGCGGCGATCTCGCGCAGGCGGTGCTCGGCGCGACCAAGCTCGCCGGCGACGACGCGAAGGCCGACAAGATCACGATCGAGTTCGTTCAGGCCGACTACGCCGGCGACCCCAAGCAGGTGCGGAAAGCGATCAACCAGCTGAAGGGGAAGACCGACGCCATAATCGTCGGCACCCCCGACCCCGTGGTGCTGCCGGCCCTCGCGGAGATCACGGACGTGCCGGTGATCCACACGCTCGTGACGCGAGACGACGTCGCAGCGGCCGACAACGTGTTCGCGTTGGCTCCGTCTACGTCGCTGCAGGCAGAAAAGCTCGCCGATTATCTGGTGAATGCGCGGAAGTACCGACGCATCGTGGTGATCACCGACACCACGTCGTTCGGGCAGGAGGGACGGGACGCGCTCGACCGCGCGCTCGGCGACCTCGGCGTCACGCCGCGACTCAGCCTCGAGTTCGAGCCGGGTGGCGACGTCCACACGCCGGTCGCGCACGCAGGTCAGGTGAGCGCAGACGCCGCCATCATCTGGGTCTTCAACCCATCGGAAGCGGCGAGGATCGTCGTTGAACAGCAGCGCATGGCGTTCGCGTTCCAGATCGCGCTCTCGGGCAACCTCGCGACGTCGACCTTCTCCAAGAACGCGAGCGCGCAGGTGACGCCGGTCGCGTTCCGCGACGGGATGCTCTCGGTCGGCACCTGGGCCGGGCCGTGGTTCAACCTCAAGCGGATCATCTCGTTCTTCTCGCGTTTCCAGACCGAGAACAGCGCCCAGGCGCCGGTGCAAGCCACCGCCTTCTACGACTCGGTCGCCGTGCTGGCCAAGGCGGCGCGGGACTCCGGCGGGACGACGGGTGCCGACCTGATCGCCGGTCTCGAGAAGATCACCGACTTCGAGGGAGCCGGCGTGCCGGTGACGTTCGGGCCGGACGATCATTCCGGCATCGACCTGGACGACCTCGGGATGTACGGCTTCAGCAAGGACCAGGACTCCGCCGGCGGTGAGTACTTCCCCGACGTCGACACCGGCGGCGGCTTCTTCACGATCGTGACCGAGTCGCTGCTGCTTCCGCAGCGATACCGCTTCCTCGTTACGAGGATCTGA
- a CDS encoding ABC transporter substrate-binding protein, with protein sequence MTDRSRPGHDEQEPSSPPDPIPSYELPKRQPGRRWQRRRIDEQMEERSADGWDTPMNRREFLDVARKLGTGVAASSFLYPAFLAACGKTADQLTPQQGGRFNVDEAGGGETINIGVISIYSGVGAFVGKLADRGGQLAVEQINKHGLPAKGLQTAKDGFPDFEAYERQTTGGILGGRKIRLIARDDNLSAQVAVSALQEMITRFDIKGVIFAGLYDDIYAAKKLLQQYNLPAIAAYGDLASVGQLYPKNDYRQLFQMFPPDAWGIEIMINEYALADRGYTRFAYLGDNTAIGAQGKRLIGETLAKSGNRLLAAEQYNVGDVDMTAQLQRIKGTNCQALMVWGIAGDTAHALESVKRLDAVYVDRDRARGGGGWAPQIIGFEGGAAERTFAVLAGDAARTGTMSYWYLGGIGYIPQFKPAVDTFKKRWGVAPTGGENNPADAVFLFARAFEQAGGTDSGKVISALENLEGGGINFSSITPHFFTKDRHISIEPADMVGITLERGKAANTSPAYELGTEFIGNPKADPPIPAFNPPGYVGPTHFMRFNQEALMKKHAKLFGDVMLKNGFGTQCTKRADSSAPYGFRLTNDCKIH encoded by the coding sequence ATGACCGACCGCAGCCGTCCGGGACACGATGAGCAGGAGCCGTCCTCGCCCCCCGACCCGATCCCCTCCTACGAGCTCCCCAAGCGCCAGCCCGGCCGCCGCTGGCAGCGGCGTCGGATCGACGAGCAGATGGAGGAGCGCTCCGCGGATGGCTGGGATACGCCGATGAACCGGCGCGAGTTCCTCGACGTCGCGCGCAAGCTGGGGACCGGCGTCGCCGCGTCGTCGTTCCTGTACCCGGCGTTCCTCGCCGCTTGCGGCAAGACGGCCGATCAGTTGACGCCGCAGCAGGGCGGCCGCTTCAACGTCGACGAGGCCGGCGGCGGCGAGACCATCAACATCGGCGTCATCTCGATCTATTCCGGCGTCGGCGCGTTCGTAGGAAAGCTCGCCGATCGAGGCGGCCAGCTCGCCGTCGAGCAGATCAACAAGCACGGACTGCCGGCGAAAGGCCTCCAGACCGCCAAGGACGGCTTCCCCGACTTCGAGGCGTACGAGCGTCAAACGACCGGCGGCATCCTCGGGGGCCGCAAGATCCGGCTGATCGCGCGGGACGACAACCTGTCCGCTCAGGTCGCCGTGTCGGCCCTGCAGGAGATGATCACCCGATTCGACATCAAGGGCGTGATCTTCGCCGGGCTCTACGACGACATCTACGCCGCGAAGAAGCTCCTTCAACAGTACAACTTGCCGGCCATCGCCGCGTACGGAGACCTGGCTTCGGTCGGCCAGCTCTACCCGAAGAACGACTACCGGCAGCTGTTCCAGATGTTCCCGCCCGACGCATGGGGCATCGAGATCATGATCAACGAGTACGCGCTCGCCGACCGCGGCTACACCCGCTTCGCCTATCTCGGCGACAACACGGCGATCGGTGCGCAGGGAAAGCGGCTGATCGGCGAGACCCTCGCCAAGAGCGGGAACCGGCTGCTCGCTGCCGAGCAATACAACGTCGGCGACGTCGACATGACTGCGCAGCTGCAGCGGATCAAGGGGACGAACTGCCAGGCGCTCATGGTTTGGGGGATCGCCGGCGACACCGCGCACGCGCTCGAGAGCGTGAAGCGACTCGACGCGGTGTACGTCGACCGCGACCGCGCGCGCGGCGGGGGGGGCTGGGCTCCGCAGATCATCGGCTTCGAGGGCGGCGCGGCCGAGCGCACCTTCGCCGTGCTCGCCGGCGACGCCGCTCGCACGGGCACGATGTCCTACTGGTACCTGGGCGGCATCGGGTACATCCCGCAGTTCAAACCGGCCGTGGACACGTTCAAGAAGCGCTGGGGGGTCGCGCCGACCGGCGGCGAGAACAACCCCGCGGACGCAGTGTTCCTGTTCGCGCGCGCGTTCGAGCAGGCCGGCGGGACCGACTCGGGCAAGGTCATCTCGGCGCTCGAGAACCTGGAGGGCGGCGGCATCAACTTCTCCTCGATCACGCCGCATTTCTTCACCAAGGACCGCCACATCTCCATCGAGCCGGCCGACATGGTCGGCATCACGCTCGAGCGCGGCAAGGCCGCGAACACCAGCCCCGCGTACGAGCTCGGCACCGAGTTCATCGGCAACCCGAAGGCGGACCCGCCGATCCCGGCCTTCAACCCGCCGGGGTACGTCGGCCCGACACACTTCATGCGGTTCAACCAAGAAGCCCTGATGAAGAAGCACGCGAAGCTGTTCGGCGACGTGATGCTCAAGAACGGGTTCGGGACCCAGTGCACGAAGCGAGCCGACAGCTCGGCCCCGTACGGGTTCCGTCTGACGAACGACTGCAAGATCCACTAG
- a CDS encoding sortase: MSATPLTLSMPARSRSLKVPGLIIAGVITAALVLGYVGTNVYASLAQRGLDRRMNAAVSSWASLDPLARSSVAYGTGDPVARLIVPAIGLDVVVAEGATPAVMRRAPGHLPGSVTPGAEGVAIVTANRLGFGSFFSRLGNLAEGDQIVTQSALGRTTYTVIEVRTMSADRLDLATDSTQRVLVLFGNARMWGGPDRLVIRAVASEAPRL, encoded by the coding sequence GTGAGCGCGACACCGCTGACCCTGTCGATGCCGGCGCGGAGCCGCTCACTCAAGGTTCCCGGCCTGATCATCGCCGGCGTCATCACGGCGGCGCTCGTGCTGGGGTACGTCGGGACCAACGTCTATGCCTCGCTCGCACAGCGGGGCCTCGACCGCAGGATGAACGCCGCGGTCTCGAGTTGGGCGTCGCTCGATCCCTTGGCGCGTTCCTCGGTGGCCTATGGAACCGGCGATCCCGTCGCGCGGCTGATCGTGCCGGCGATCGGGCTCGACGTCGTGGTCGCGGAGGGCGCAACGCCTGCCGTCATGCGACGCGCGCCGGGGCATCTGCCGGGAAGCGTGACGCCGGGCGCCGAAGGGGTGGCGATCGTCACGGCCAACAGGCTCGGCTTCGGATCGTTCTTCTCCCGCCTCGGGAACCTGGCCGAGGGAGATCAGATCGTGACGCAGTCCGCGCTCGGCCGGACGACGTACACCGTGATAGAGGTTCGAACCATGTCCGCCGACCGGCTCGACTTGGCCACGGACTCGACCCAGCGCGTGCTCGTGCTGTTCGGGAACGCGCGGATGTGGGGCGGGCCGGACCGCCTCGTGATCCGGGCCGTCGCGTCGGAAGCGCCGCGGCTATGA
- a CDS encoding branched-chain amino acid ABC transporter permease, with amino-acid sequence MERFLQAIVQGLTSGGVYALIALAFSIVYMTTRVINFAQGEVLMIGAYLYFVGFSSSGLGLPWPVALVVALFGAMLVGLFVHLIAIAPLGKFDPNTNIGWILTTLSVSLILVEVVRNVAGEQAKRIDPIVTSFGGKKTIFTIEPKQYLILIVGVILALVLEVVHSKTQLGRALRATATDKATASLMGINTGFMVRYSFALAGVLGGIGGWLLAPVIFVDPNMGTLVGLTAFVAAVVGGIGSTRGALVGGLTIGVVESLARWAGAGEWTSAMVFLTLILILVLKPTGILGEALIEKV; translated from the coding sequence GTGGAACGCTTCCTGCAGGCGATCGTCCAGGGACTGACGTCCGGCGGCGTCTATGCGCTCATCGCGCTGGCGTTTTCGATCGTCTACATGACGACGCGGGTCATCAACTTCGCCCAGGGCGAGGTGCTGATGATCGGCGCGTACCTTTACTTCGTGGGCTTCTCGAGCTCGGGGCTGGGACTCCCGTGGCCGGTTGCGTTGGTGGTCGCGCTCTTCGGAGCGATGCTGGTAGGGCTGTTCGTACACCTGATCGCGATCGCGCCACTGGGCAAGTTCGACCCGAACACGAACATCGGTTGGATCCTGACGACCCTTTCCGTGTCGCTGATCCTCGTCGAGGTCGTGCGCAACGTGGCCGGCGAGCAGGCGAAACGCATCGATCCGATCGTCACATCGTTCGGCGGCAAGAAGACGATCTTCACGATCGAGCCTAAGCAGTACCTGATCTTGATCGTCGGCGTAATCCTCGCGTTAGTGCTCGAGGTCGTGCATTCCAAGACGCAGCTCGGGCGCGCGCTCCGCGCGACCGCGACCGACAAGGCGACGGCGAGCCTCATGGGCATCAACACCGGATTCATGGTGCGCTATTCGTTCGCGCTGGCCGGCGTGCTCGGCGGGATCGGCGGATGGCTGCTCGCGCCGGTGATCTTCGTCGATCCGAACATGGGGACGCTGGTCGGCCTCACGGCGTTCGTCGCCGCCGTGGTCGGGGGGATCGGCTCGACGCGCGGCGCGCTCGTCGGCGGCCTGACCATCGGCGTGGTCGAGTCGCTGGCCAGATGGGCCGGCGCCGGAGAGTGGACGAGCGCGATGGTGTTCCTAACGCTGATCCTCATCCTGGTGCTGAAGCCGACGGGCATCCTCGGCGAAGCGCTGATCGAGAAGGTGTGA
- a CDS encoding PQQ-binding-like beta-propeller repeat protein: MRRARTVRLTMVTTALVVLAALVAPDAIARSQTKWKPNTATRWEVGAGGDDFRTGYNPTEKAPKFIGGGSLATDDADGPWLEWTTKISDLPSGVWLQAGIAVVDGILYAAGGATNSFLALDAKTGLPIWRFSPDPRTDGYTAAYPASNAPVVKNGIVYATFSNGYIYALNAKTGKKIWSYRATDGYKGPPPPGNNSGRCADGKCARGTTDFDPVHPGVNYPKIHGATAYCDNKVFFMTLAGWAYGLDAKTGKLLWKKYADAPDFPGELTWWEYEQGGPTSQDNKSAGYGTRRFEAVPGVACLNGEVQVPGSDGHVRFLDPKTGKDSTQLAGGPGPEYDRKASFGGTIGDQDFCSNAAWNCDIAVGLAVPPLGASGGGDYIITSLDNRIFRVGWNDHALTWRREYIAPLPLELEVGNSSSFLLELEHGEDGFITQGVVGGPMAIDPDIDGNGADPILYAAAQDGRIYVIALNRPGGNPECLRRADPDGPCLLARFGVQPNNDPQTPYTRQGEGGPWDFDEMALSGLVLGGGVLYVPTWDHKMTAFDVRNPASPKRIWEHEIKWDTTFQYPPFGDKYKTPFADIDLQIWSSPAILNGHLYLSANDGSIYSFNLQKKVKTVRNLVVLGSGMVPFVPKWKDKLGAFDNVWTTADWYKNQVAPSGYRLPKAAGAAGAAALLLGNVVLLWWYTRRNEYTIEVSEEAPR; encoded by the coding sequence ATGAGACGCGCGCGCACGGTACGCCTGACGATGGTGACGACCGCACTGGTGGTCCTGGCTGCGCTGGTCGCGCCGGACGCGATCGCGCGCAGCCAGACGAAATGGAAGCCGAACACCGCGACGCGCTGGGAGGTCGGAGCGGGCGGTGACGACTTCCGAACCGGCTACAACCCCACGGAGAAGGCGCCGAAGTTCATCGGCGGCGGGAGCCTCGCCACCGACGACGCCGACGGTCCATGGCTCGAGTGGACGACCAAGATCTCCGACCTGCCGTCGGGGGTTTGGCTCCAGGCGGGTATCGCGGTCGTGGACGGCATCCTTTATGCGGCCGGCGGCGCGACGAACTCGTTCCTGGCGCTGGACGCGAAAACCGGCCTGCCGATCTGGCGCTTCTCGCCCGACCCCCGCACCGACGGATACACGGCCGCCTACCCGGCTTCGAACGCCCCGGTCGTGAAGAACGGGATCGTCTACGCCACGTTCTCGAACGGATACATCTACGCGCTCAACGCGAAGACCGGGAAGAAGATCTGGTCGTACCGGGCGACCGACGGGTACAAAGGCCCGCCGCCGCCGGGGAACAACAGCGGACGCTGCGCGGACGGGAAGTGTGCACGCGGAACCACCGACTTCGACCCCGTGCACCCCGGCGTCAACTATCCGAAGATCCACGGCGCGACCGCCTACTGCGACAACAAGGTCTTCTTCATGACCCTCGCGGGCTGGGCGTACGGGCTGGACGCCAAGACGGGGAAGCTGCTCTGGAAAAAGTACGCCGACGCGCCCGATTTCCCCGGCGAGCTGACCTGGTGGGAGTACGAGCAGGGCGGCCCGACCAGCCAGGACAACAAGTCGGCGGGCTACGGGACGCGCAGGTTCGAGGCTGTGCCCGGCGTGGCGTGCCTGAACGGTGAGGTGCAGGTGCCGGGCTCCGACGGTCACGTGCGGTTCCTCGATCCGAAGACGGGGAAGGACAGCACGCAGCTGGCCGGAGGCCCCGGTCCCGAGTACGACCGCAAGGCCAGCTTCGGCGGCACCATCGGCGATCAGGACTTCTGCTCCAACGCCGCGTGGAACTGCGACATCGCGGTCGGCCTGGCCGTCCCACCGCTCGGAGCCAGCGGAGGCGGCGATTACATCATCACCTCGCTCGATAACCGGATCTTCCGGGTCGGGTGGAACGATCACGCACTCACGTGGCGCCGTGAGTACATCGCGCCGCTCCCGCTCGAGCTCGAGGTCGGAAACAGCTCTTCGTTCCTGCTCGAGCTCGAGCACGGCGAGGACGGCTTCATCACCCAAGGCGTCGTCGGCGGGCCGATGGCGATCGATCCGGACATCGACGGGAACGGCGCCGACCCGATCCTGTACGCCGCCGCGCAAGACGGACGGATCTACGTCATCGCGCTGAACCGCCCGGGCGGCAACCCCGAATGCCTGCGTCGGGCGGACCCCGACGGCCCGTGCTTGCTCGCACGTTTCGGCGTCCAGCCGAACAACGACCCTCAGACGCCCTATACCCGGCAGGGCGAGGGCGGGCCGTGGGACTTCGACGAGATGGCGTTGTCGGGGCTCGTGCTCGGCGGAGGCGTGCTCTACGTGCCGACCTGGGATCACAAGATGACCGCGTTCGACGTGCGGAACCCGGCGAGCCCGAAGAGGATCTGGGAGCACGAGATCAAGTGGGACACCACGTTCCAGTACCCGCCGTTCGGCGACAAGTACAAGACACCGTTCGCCGACATCGACCTCCAGATCTGGTCCTCTCCGGCGATCCTGAACGGGCATCTGTATCTCTCGGCGAACGACGGAAGCATCTACTCCTTCAACCTGCAGAAGAAGGTGAAGACGGTCCGCAACCTCGTGGTCCTCGGCTCGGGCATGGTTCCGTTCGTCCCCAAGTGGAAAGACAAGCTCGGCGCGTTCGACAACGTGTGGACAACGGCGGATTGGTACAAGAACCAGGTCGCGCCTTCCGGTTACCGCCTGCCGAAGGCGGCGGGGGCTGCGGGAGCCGCGGCGCTGCTGCTCGGCAACGTAGTCCTGCTCTGGTGGTACACGCGCCGGAACGAGTACACGATCGAGGTCTCGGAGGAAGCGCCTCGATGA